A part of Melittangium boletus DSM 14713 genomic DNA contains:
- a CDS encoding sensor histidine kinase translates to MTTTSTSSASPGESPGDNPVNGKVLRWSAVAMLTVEALMLASTWGQWETVASLLGLHGARLLANLWVYVWAKWTTRRESGLNVAMGINMVVTLLEARLLDWSPLAWLHVLFQVVFINGLAERDHRLEHRLAIGIFLPAAAGWALYDGIAPGVVGTVCVMACLLYGYGEASHQMLLAALEDARTNYQKLQRMQEQLVEQEKFSCLGRLAAGVAHEINNPMAFVTSNIRGLTRDLSAQPQLPGPLREYVDEVLPETLDGIRRVNDIMADLRCFARGDLEAPVEFDLNREVASALRRSRDELKGRCRVELDLSELPPLRGRPRQIGQVIVNLLANAGQALPEQGGVVEVRTRLEQDEALVEVRDNGVGMTTEVRRSLFLPFFTTRPVGQGTGLGLAVAYGIVTGHGGRIDVESEPARGTCITVRLPASDRSAMASGQLAQ, encoded by the coding sequence ATGACGACGACTTCCACTTCCAGCGCCAGTCCCGGGGAGAGCCCGGGAGACAATCCCGTGAACGGGAAGGTGCTGCGCTGGAGCGCCGTGGCGATGCTCACCGTGGAGGCCCTGATGCTCGCGAGCACCTGGGGCCAATGGGAGACGGTGGCGAGCCTCCTCGGCCTGCACGGGGCCCGGCTCCTGGCCAACCTGTGGGTGTACGTCTGGGCGAAATGGACGACCCGCCGGGAATCGGGCCTGAACGTCGCCATGGGCATCAACATGGTCGTCACCCTGCTGGAGGCGCGGCTCCTCGACTGGAGTCCGCTGGCCTGGCTGCACGTCCTCTTCCAGGTGGTGTTCATCAATGGGCTCGCGGAGCGGGACCACCGCCTCGAGCATCGGCTGGCGATCGGCATCTTCCTGCCGGCGGCGGCGGGCTGGGCCCTGTATGACGGAATCGCGCCCGGGGTCGTGGGAACGGTCTGCGTCATGGCCTGTCTGCTGTATGGGTATGGCGAGGCGAGCCATCAGATGCTCCTCGCCGCCCTGGAGGACGCCCGGACGAACTACCAGAAGCTCCAGCGGATGCAGGAGCAGCTCGTGGAGCAGGAGAAGTTCTCCTGCCTGGGCAGACTGGCCGCGGGAGTGGCGCATGAAATCAACAACCCCATGGCCTTCGTGACCAGCAACATCCGGGGGCTCACGCGAGACCTCTCCGCGCAGCCCCAACTGCCAGGGCCCTTGCGCGAGTACGTGGACGAAGTCCTGCCGGAAACCCTCGACGGCATCCGCCGCGTCAACGACATCATGGCGGATCTGCGGTGCTTCGCCCGGGGAGATCTGGAAGCGCCCGTCGAGTTCGATCTCAACCGGGAGGTCGCCTCGGCGCTGCGCCGCTCCCGGGATGAATTGAAGGGGCGCTGCCGGGTGGAGCTGGACCTGAGCGAGCTGCCGCCGCTGAGGGGCCGGCCCCGGCAGATCGGCCAGGTGATCGTGAACCTCCTCGCCAACGCCGGGCAGGCGCTCCCCGAACAGGGGGGCGTGGTGGAGGTGAGGACCCGGCTCGAGCAAGACGAGGCGCTGGTGGAGGTGAGGGACAACGGCGTGGGCATGACGACGGAGGTGCGCCGCTCGCTCTTCCTGCCGTTCTTCACCACCCGGCCCGTGGGCCAGGGAACGGGCCTGGGCCTCGCCGTCGCCTATGGCATCGTCACCGGCCATGGGGGGCGCATCGACGTCGAATCGGAGCCGGCGCGGGGGACCTGCATCACCGTCCGACTGCCCGCGAGCGACCGGAGTGCCATGGCCTCCGGGCAGCTCGCGCAATGA
- a CDS encoding C39 family peptidase, translated as MSNNDILFRYNTSGASAATASQDKLSEGVAASHQMAKTDLPRLKKYAADFIAAGKKHDLPPALLAAIASRETRGGARLGSDGYGGNGADFGLMQVNEDSHTIQGGPFSFTHIDQATGILKKFQAAVKKKHPLWTPEQQLRGAVAAYNFGVSNVQSLAHLDEGTANDDYSSDIWARAQWLAPHIGGGAGVTSTPHQPANNVPGRPVVVTPGAGGGQGNGLIRELQELLVKYGYMTAEQVQTGPGILGPKTRAALGRVLELEGRAVPASAPVAHVPTVPASVESVKPGIPTKAVSVIAGVPLFKQGDKAWGSRRLGGKNKTTIHQAGCAMTSVAMAISKISGRSINPGELDEYLDTHGGYTGTKGNSLKWDVAAKARGLYATRLNNCSLISIDKELSAGRPVVAGVDYKDGSAGGGNGTDHWVTIVGKSQMGADVLYTAHDPASGAPFTFKANGNLLIATNAIAKYKTTGEICTFKQGNTKNV; from the coding sequence ATGTCAAACAATGACATCCTGTTTCGGTACAACACGTCGGGTGCTTCTGCCGCCACTGCGTCTCAAGACAAGTTAAGCGAGGGCGTCGCGGCCTCGCACCAGATGGCGAAGACCGACTTGCCCAGACTCAAGAAGTACGCCGCCGATTTCATCGCCGCGGGAAAGAAGCATGACTTGCCTCCCGCGTTGCTGGCCGCGATCGCCAGCCGTGAGACCCGAGGTGGAGCGCGTCTGGGGTCGGATGGCTACGGAGGCAATGGCGCTGACTTCGGACTCATGCAGGTGAACGAGGACTCCCATACCATTCAGGGGGGGCCTTTCAGCTTCACCCATATCGATCAAGCCACGGGGATCCTCAAGAAGTTCCAGGCGGCCGTGAAGAAGAAGCACCCGCTTTGGACGCCTGAGCAGCAGTTGAGAGGCGCGGTGGCTGCCTATAACTTCGGTGTTTCCAACGTCCAGAGCCTGGCGCACCTCGACGAGGGGACCGCCAACGATGATTACTCCAGTGACATCTGGGCGCGTGCGCAATGGTTGGCACCTCACATCGGAGGAGGCGCGGGGGTGACGAGCACGCCTCATCAACCGGCGAACAATGTCCCGGGACGCCCGGTGGTCGTCACGCCAGGTGCCGGGGGCGGGCAGGGGAATGGCCTCATCCGGGAGTTGCAGGAACTTCTCGTCAAGTATGGGTACATGACCGCGGAGCAGGTGCAGACGGGCCCCGGCATCCTGGGTCCCAAGACCCGTGCGGCGCTGGGCCGTGTCTTGGAACTCGAGGGACGCGCCGTTCCCGCGAGCGCTCCGGTCGCGCATGTCCCGACAGTCCCTGCTTCGGTCGAGTCCGTGAAGCCAGGCATTCCGACGAAGGCCGTGTCGGTGATTGCTGGCGTGCCCTTGTTCAAACAGGGCGACAAGGCCTGGGGATCCCGCCGCCTGGGTGGTAAGAACAAGACCACGATTCATCAAGCGGGCTGTGCGATGACATCCGTCGCCATGGCCATCAGCAAGATCTCGGGCCGGTCCATCAACCCGGGAGAGCTCGACGAGTACCTGGACACTCATGGCGGGTACACGGGTACCAAGGGAAACAGCTTGAAGTGGGATGTGGCCGCGAAGGCGCGGGGGCTTTACGCGACCCGATTGAACAACTGCTCCTTGATCAGCATCGACAAGGAGTTGTCCGCGGGCCGTCCCGTCGTCGCGGGCGTCGATTATAAAGATGGGAGCGCGGGAGGCGGAAACGGCACGGATCACTGGGTGACCATCGTGGGCAAGTCCCAGATGGGGGCCGATGTCCTTTACACCGCCCATGATCCCGCCTCGGGCGCTCCGTTCACGTTCAAGGCCAATGGCAATCTGTTGATTGCCACCAACGCCATCGCGAAATACAAAACCACGGGCGAGATCTGTACCTTCAAGCAGGGCAACACGAAGAACGTCTGA
- a CDS encoding ISAs1 family transposase, whose protein sequence is MPDQTPKDASLWTYFASLRDKRMERCRKHSLQDILVIAICGFICGVDNWADMELFGWAKLDWFRTFLELPHGIPSHDTFGRVFSMVEPEPFARCFTQWVQTVADVTEGKVVAIDGKAVRRSFDKASQKGCVHLVNAWVAENRCVLGQVACEEKSNEITAIPQLLEMLALKGCIVTLDAMGCQRAIVEKIVERGADYIIALKGNQETLHEAAKAAFAGEGETKKTALAYTETFEEGHGRVETRRCWVTPRVEAYEHHAEWRRLRSFVLLESERTEREKNETKVERRYFISSLSADDARRTLGIVRKHWSVENDLHWSLDVAFREDESRVRERQAQQNMAMMRRLALSLLKQDTKTKAGIAGRRKKAGWDHDYLMALLTHRS, encoded by the coding sequence ATGCCCGACCAGACTCCCAAGGACGCCTCGCTGTGGACGTACTTCGCCTCGTTGAGGGACAAGCGCATGGAGCGCTGCCGCAAGCACTCGCTCCAAGACATTCTCGTCATCGCTATTTGTGGCTTCATTTGCGGAGTCGATAATTGGGCGGACATGGAGCTGTTCGGTTGGGCGAAGCTGGACTGGTTTCGCACCTTCTTGGAGTTGCCCCATGGCATTCCATCTCATGACACGTTTGGACGGGTGTTCTCGATGGTGGAGCCAGAGCCTTTCGCCCGCTGTTTCACCCAGTGGGTGCAGACGGTGGCGGACGTGACGGAGGGGAAGGTGGTGGCCATCGATGGTAAGGCGGTGCGTCGCAGCTTCGACAAGGCAAGCCAGAAAGGCTGCGTTCACCTGGTGAATGCCTGGGTGGCGGAGAACAGGTGCGTACTGGGCCAGGTGGCGTGCGAGGAGAAATCCAATGAAATCACCGCGATTCCCCAGCTCCTGGAGATGCTCGCACTCAAGGGATGTATCGTCACGCTGGACGCCATGGGGTGCCAGCGAGCCATCGTGGAGAAGATTGTGGAGAGAGGGGCGGATTACATCATCGCCCTCAAAGGCAACCAGGAGACGTTGCACGAGGCGGCCAAGGCTGCCTTCGCGGGTGAAGGAGAGACCAAGAAGACAGCGCTGGCCTACACGGAAACCTTCGAGGAGGGCCACGGACGTGTGGAGACGCGGCGTTGTTGGGTGACGCCGCGGGTGGAGGCCTACGAGCACCATGCGGAGTGGAGGCGGTTGAGGAGCTTCGTCCTGCTGGAGAGCGAAAGGACGGAGCGGGAAAAGAATGAGACGAAAGTGGAGAGGCGCTACTTCATCAGCAGTCTGTCGGCGGACGACGCGCGGAGGACGTTGGGAATCGTCCGGAAGCACTGGTCAGTGGAGAACGACTTACACTGGAGTCTGGATGTCGCCTTCCGTGAGGACGAGAGTCGGGTGCGCGAAAGGCAGGCGCAGCAGAACATGGCCATGATGCGGCGTCTGGCCTTGTCTCTGCTGAAGCAGGACACGAAGACAAAAGCGGGCATTGCTGGGCGTCGCAAGAAGGCGGGCTGGGACCATGATTATCTGATGGCCCTCCTCACGCATCGTTCTTGA
- a CDS encoding xanthine dehydrogenase family protein molybdopterin-binding subunit — protein sequence MKTHPVAHLTHGPATSRIDGIAKVTGRADYSADAVPEGLAHAVLVGATIARGKIASIDTAAALAAPGVLAVLTHANAPKMKKAAAFPLGASGHRRRPFLDEEIHYRGQHIAAVVAVSLEAARHGASLVRVTYRDETPPAATLATGDVQRMASMGFMAKALSEDTQRGEPDSALASAPLVIEAVYTTPRHYHAAMEPHATLAWWEGEDRLSVREGSQWVDGAQDVLANWFGLKRDDVRLISSFVGGGFGSRVNIYPHAAIAAMASRVVGRPVKLVLSRSQVFLAVGNRPATRQRLRLGADAQGKLSALIHETANETSRDALYGEPGSRSSHATYAVANYRAENSVAELDISPPGWMRAPGEAPGSFAVESALDELAAKAGTDPLALRLLNHVDSDPHSGKPWSSRKLKEAYAAGAEAIGWSRRSAEPRSRREGHEWIGLGMATASYPTRSFPSEARVGVSREGRVFVESRGVDIGQGTYTAMAIVAAEVLGVSPSLVDVRLGDTRYPRSAMAGGSMLSQSLGDAVHGAAVELREKLLDLARRTKGSSLQGKERAALGVRDGRVVSLDAPTVGLDFAAVVSTQGEAGLSVTYHSLPTMVSRIIGSKAFTSAAGVRVQTAGDSSIHSWGAQFAEVAVDEELGIIRVRRMVGAFDCGRILNPKTARSQMIGGMTMGLGMALLEAGHVDPRTAQLVNGDLGEYLVPVHADVPEIEVLFVGEPDPSNALGIKSVGEIGITGVAAAIANAVYNATGRRLRELPLQLRTS from the coding sequence ATGAAGACCCATCCCGTGGCGCACCTGACCCATGGACCGGCGACGTCACGCATCGATGGCATCGCCAAGGTGACGGGCCGCGCTGATTACTCCGCCGATGCCGTTCCCGAGGGGCTGGCCCATGCCGTCCTCGTCGGTGCCACCATCGCTCGCGGGAAGATCGCGAGCATCGACACGGCCGCGGCGCTCGCCGCGCCCGGTGTCCTCGCCGTGTTGACCCACGCGAACGCACCGAAAATGAAGAAGGCCGCCGCTTTTCCCCTGGGCGCCTCGGGTCATCGTCGCCGTCCCTTCCTGGACGAGGAGATCCACTACCGGGGCCAGCACATCGCCGCCGTCGTCGCCGTCAGCCTCGAGGCGGCTCGTCATGGGGCCTCTCTCGTGCGGGTGACCTACCGTGACGAGACTCCCCCCGCCGCGACGCTGGCCACCGGTGACGTCCAACGCATGGCCAGCATGGGGTTCATGGCCAAGGCGCTCAGCGAGGACACCCAACGCGGTGAGCCGGATTCCGCGCTCGCCTCGGCGCCTCTCGTCATCGAAGCCGTCTACACCACGCCTCGCCACTACCACGCCGCCATGGAGCCCCATGCCACGCTCGCCTGGTGGGAGGGGGAGGACCGCCTCTCCGTGCGCGAGGGCTCGCAATGGGTCGACGGCGCCCAGGACGTGCTGGCGAACTGGTTCGGTTTGAAGCGAGACGATGTCCGCCTCATCTCCTCCTTCGTGGGCGGTGGATTCGGCAGCCGCGTCAACATCTACCCGCATGCCGCCATCGCGGCGATGGCCTCGCGCGTGGTGGGCCGTCCCGTGAAGCTCGTCCTGTCCCGCTCCCAGGTGTTCCTGGCGGTCGGCAACCGGCCCGCCACCCGGCAGCGGCTGCGACTCGGTGCCGACGCCCAGGGCAAGCTCTCGGCGTTGATCCACGAGACCGCCAACGAGACGAGCCGCGATGCCCTCTATGGTGAGCCGGGCTCCCGCTCGTCCCACGCCACCTATGCCGTGGCGAACTACCGGGCCGAGAACTCGGTCGCCGAGCTCGACATCTCCCCGCCGGGCTGGATGCGCGCCCCTGGGGAGGCACCGGGCAGCTTCGCCGTTGAATCGGCCCTGGATGAGCTCGCGGCCAAGGCCGGAACCGACCCGCTGGCGCTGCGGCTGCTCAACCATGTCGATTCGGACCCGCACAGTGGCAAGCCCTGGTCGAGCCGCAAGCTCAAGGAGGCCTACGCCGCGGGTGCCGAGGCGATCGGTTGGTCTCGACGTTCGGCCGAGCCTCGAAGCCGCCGCGAGGGGCATGAGTGGATTGGGCTCGGCATGGCGACCGCCTCCTATCCGACCCGGAGCTTCCCCTCGGAGGCCCGGGTGGGCGTTTCCCGTGAGGGGCGTGTGTTCGTCGAGAGCCGCGGCGTCGACATCGGCCAGGGCACCTATACCGCCATGGCGATCGTCGCGGCCGAGGTGCTGGGCGTGTCTCCCTCTCTCGTCGACGTCCGGCTCGGGGATACGCGCTACCCCCGCTCGGCCATGGCCGGTGGTTCCATGTTGTCCCAATCACTGGGAGACGCCGTCCATGGCGCCGCCGTCGAGTTGCGCGAGAAGCTGCTCGACCTCGCTCGCCGGACGAAGGGCTCCTCCCTCCAGGGAAAGGAGCGCGCGGCGCTCGGCGTCCGTGATGGCCGAGTGGTGTCCCTGGATGCGCCGACGGTGGGTCTGGACTTCGCGGCCGTTGTCTCCACCCAGGGCGAGGCGGGGCTCTCCGTCACCTACCACAGCCTCCCCACGATGGTCAGCCGGATCATCGGTTCCAAGGCCTTCACCTCCGCGGCGGGCGTCCGAGTGCAGACGGCGGGTGACAGCTCCATCCACAGTTGGGGCGCGCAATTCGCCGAGGTCGCGGTCGACGAGGAACTGGGCATCATTCGCGTGCGCCGCATGGTCGGGGCGTTCGACTGTGGGCGGATCCTCAATCCCAAGACGGCGCGCAGCCAGATGATCGGCGGCATGACGATGGGGCTCGGCATGGCCTTGCTGGAGGCGGGGCACGTCGACCCTCGCACGGCCCAGCTCGTGAACGGAGACCTGGGCGAATACCTCGTTCCCGTGCACGCCGATGTGCCGGAGATCGAGGTCTTGTTCGTGGGCGAGCCGGATCCTTCCAATGCGCTCGGAATCAAGTCCGTGGGAGAGATTGGCATCACGGGCGTCGCCGCCGCCATCGCCAACGCCGTCTACAACGCCACCGGACGCAGGCTGCGCGAGCTCCCGCTCCAGCTGCGCACGTCCTGA
- a CDS encoding LysR family transcriptional regulator — translation MQATSWDDLRFFLAVVRHGTLATAARELGVNASTAGRRIQALEKSLRVRLFLRTREGLWPSTAGELLRQRLETLEPELARLLSGELTPAETVAGTVRIATTEALATYLVDRGLCSLKDEHPGLRLEILGGNRTVDMSRGEADIAVRLIRPEGANLKVRQLQSQSYAVYGAASYLRQRGRPRSERELAGHDVLVVGGELGALAEARWMEGQQGTRIILRTNSMSALVAGVCKGVGLAVLPAGWAQMEPDLERLFDVPELPRRPVWLVIQSEAWERAAVRVVANRLKELFGLE, via the coding sequence ATGCAGGCGACGAGTTGGGACGATCTGCGTTTCTTTCTCGCCGTGGTTCGTCACGGGACGCTGGCCACGGCCGCGCGAGAGCTGGGCGTGAATGCCTCCACCGCCGGGCGCCGCATCCAGGCCCTGGAGAAGTCGCTCCGGGTGCGGCTCTTCTTGCGCACGCGCGAGGGGTTGTGGCCCTCGACGGCGGGAGAATTGCTGCGTCAGCGGTTAGAAACGCTGGAGCCGGAACTCGCGCGGTTGCTCAGCGGTGAGCTGACGCCCGCCGAGACGGTGGCGGGCACGGTGCGCATCGCCACCACGGAAGCCCTGGCCACGTACCTGGTCGACCGGGGGCTGTGCTCCTTGAAGGACGAGCACCCGGGGTTGCGGCTGGAAATCCTCGGGGGCAACCGCACCGTGGACATGTCCCGGGGCGAGGCGGACATCGCCGTCCGGCTCATCCGGCCCGAGGGCGCCAATCTCAAGGTGCGCCAGCTCCAGTCCCAGAGCTACGCGGTGTACGGCGCGGCGAGCTACCTGCGGCAGCGGGGGCGGCCCCGGAGTGAGCGGGAGCTGGCGGGGCATGACGTGCTGGTGGTGGGCGGCGAGCTGGGCGCGCTGGCGGAGGCGCGCTGGATGGAGGGGCAACAGGGCACGCGCATCATCCTGCGCACCAACAGCATGTCGGCGCTCGTGGCGGGGGTGTGCAAGGGCGTGGGGCTGGCGGTGCTCCCCGCGGGGTGGGCCCAGATGGAGCCGGACCTGGAGCGCCTGTTCGACGTCCCCGAGTTGCCTCGCCGGCCCGTGTGGCTCGTCATCCAGTCCGAGGCCTGGGAGCGGGCCGCCGTCCGCGTCGTGGCCAACCGGCTCAAGGAGCTGTTCGGCCTGGAGTAG
- a CDS encoding Imm52 family immunity protein, with the protein MEPRAGRSDGALIALSRVMFERHYLGAYWGPRRETALECARRAELFFHLLARCDPMFAQWYRGGRGFPRELPGYPVRSDAEEWEQLFLRGRNRTDVGKNVIEDLGFTEHVWNAKKVRTRVQLHCGEYSPWGSGNTCLLYPPEEGPGREQLLRAPLMTAVLSSVATAWDPDFAMVSSTDMVDLIEKRNREVRVGWLTYLSRRLGRVPPLPAPVRIEPVGELGWLLILSSEAMTASNPEHVAFTARVRELLDRAGLIERPEPGPADG; encoded by the coding sequence ATGGAGCCCAGGGCCGGGCGTTCTGATGGGGCCCTGATTGCGCTATCACGCGTCATGTTCGAGCGGCACTATTTGGGCGCATACTGGGGTCCTCGGCGGGAGACGGCGCTGGAGTGTGCCCGGCGCGCGGAACTCTTCTTCCACCTGCTGGCGAGGTGTGACCCGATGTTCGCTCAGTGGTACCGGGGGGGACGGGGTTTTCCTCGTGAGTTGCCAGGCTACCCCGTCCGCTCTGATGCGGAAGAGTGGGAGCAGTTGTTCCTCCGAGGGAGGAACCGCACGGACGTCGGCAAGAATGTCATCGAGGACCTGGGGTTCACCGAGCATGTATGGAACGCGAAGAAGGTGCGAACCCGCGTCCAGCTCCACTGCGGTGAGTACTCGCCCTGGGGATCTGGAAACACCTGCCTCCTCTACCCGCCGGAGGAGGGCCCGGGGCGGGAGCAATTGTTGCGCGCCCCCTTGATGACCGCGGTTCTCTCCAGCGTAGCGACAGCCTGGGACCCCGACTTCGCCATGGTCAGCTCGACCGACATGGTGGATCTCATCGAGAAGCGAAATCGGGAGGTGCGGGTGGGCTGGTTGACCTACCTGTCGCGCCGCTTGGGGCGAGTGCCACCGCTGCCCGCGCCCGTGCGCATCGAGCCGGTGGGCGAGTTGGGCTGGCTGCTCATTCTCTCCTCCGAGGCCATGACGGCGAGCAACCCCGAGCATGTGGCGTTCACCGCGCGTGTACGTGAGTTGCTGGACAGGGCGGGTCTCATCGAGCGGCCCGAGCCCGGACCCGCCGACGGGTGA
- a CDS encoding alcohol dehydrogenase catalytic domain-containing protein, with protein MISTYRAVVLTRNGGLDALELRELPLEAPGPGQVRLRVRATGVGFTDIIMRRGYHPDAPKLPFTPGYEVVGDVEAIGPGVTGFTPGQRVAALTVHGGYAESIIRDAGEFIPVPEGLDDAEVTALILNYVTAYQMIHRVARLRAGQSALVTGAGGGVGTALLQLLRVAGVQAYGVDSPPKAGLVRELGATFIDSRERPFDEAVRKRLPEGVDVAFDGIGGDSIARCTRAVRRGGRLISYGFTSAVGRHGGGDNVGGLSGLLALFVGTRLLGRRPSVYGITQLYQKDPSLLREDLSQLFTLLAERRIQPLIAHRLPLLAGRAGQELLERGGIRGKIILLRDVPKKT; from the coding sequence ATGATTTCCACCTACCGTGCGGTCGTGCTGACGAGGAACGGCGGCCTCGACGCGCTCGAACTCCGCGAGTTGCCCCTCGAAGCACCCGGCCCCGGCCAGGTGCGCCTGCGAGTGCGCGCGACCGGCGTCGGATTCACCGACATCATCATGCGGCGGGGCTACCACCCCGATGCCCCGAAGTTGCCCTTCACGCCGGGCTACGAGGTCGTCGGAGACGTGGAGGCCATCGGGCCTGGGGTCACGGGCTTCACACCCGGGCAGCGCGTCGCGGCACTCACCGTTCATGGCGGCTATGCCGAGTCCATCATCCGGGACGCTGGAGAATTCATCCCAGTCCCCGAGGGGCTCGACGACGCGGAGGTCACCGCGCTCATCCTCAATTACGTGACGGCGTATCAGATGATCCACCGCGTGGCGCGGCTCCGGGCGGGCCAGAGCGCGCTGGTGACGGGAGCGGGAGGAGGCGTGGGCACGGCGCTGCTCCAACTCCTGCGGGTGGCCGGAGTCCAGGCGTACGGCGTGGACTCTCCGCCCAAGGCGGGGCTGGTGCGTGAACTGGGAGCGACGTTCATCGACTCCCGGGAGCGGCCCTTCGACGAGGCCGTGAGGAAGCGCCTCCCCGAGGGCGTGGACGTGGCCTTCGACGGCATTGGCGGGGACAGCATCGCGAGGTGCACGCGCGCGGTCCGGCGGGGAGGACGGCTCATCTCCTACGGCTTCACGAGCGCGGTGGGCCGCCATGGAGGCGGCGACAACGTGGGCGGCCTCAGCGGCCTGCTGGCGCTCTTCGTGGGAACACGGCTCCTGGGCCGCCGCCCGTCCGTCTATGGCATCACCCAGCTCTATCAGAAGGATCCCTCGCTCCTGCGCGAGGATCTTTCCCAGCTCTTCACGCTGCTGGCGGAGCGGCGCATCCAACCCCTGATCGCCCACCGCCTGCCGCTGCTGGCGGGAAGGGCCGGTCAGGAACTGCTGGAGCGCGGAGGCATCCGCGGGAAGATCATCCTCCTGCGCGATGTGCCCAAGAAGACGTGA
- a CDS encoding lyase has translation MRRVLPVLVLVPLLGCGPESALEEVPALEVNAEALAVPTLASPPQAAVDLAIAAPLGRFGTNASGGRYCVDCHGQSILLAVASFKGNTSADARLLQQIRYVIGNGRDPFGNGGYMAQHERMMTGMFALAKRTPRVWNQLTATEVQKIDLIMKATLVGSAYTTSDASYLNGAVPTGIDGDTNLNRGWNPNYREGMVGAMLVSTLYLGGRTPTEAFLNAYSHASFVTQLQAQGLTTLHKVFNTAVSTPSAGAPSASKIQAAIKNYRYKGLALDQLFDIYVQLANDTFSATVDCGLNNGAGVALGNGESSGYLVTGCSQLPNKGKVGQLKEFRSNDAQGSRSATFYAYDGFKPHLINHAVLVAYGAMPAGTSTTAVVNRISVGAQDLFFKVSKGYRNYAKGKDYGLYQLPASGVGDGFQYNRPLWEKVIAPAHGL, from the coding sequence ATGCGTCGCGTCCTCCCCGTCCTCGTCCTGGTTCCCCTTCTCGGATGTGGGCCGGAATCCGCCCTGGAGGAGGTTCCGGCCCTGGAGGTGAATGCCGAGGCGCTCGCGGTGCCGACGCTCGCCAGTCCTCCCCAGGCCGCCGTGGACCTGGCCATCGCCGCGCCCCTGGGCCGCTTCGGGACCAATGCCTCCGGCGGGCGCTACTGCGTGGATTGTCATGGCCAGTCCATCCTGCTCGCCGTGGCCTCCTTCAAGGGCAACACGAGCGCCGATGCGCGGCTCCTGCAGCAGATCCGCTACGTCATTGGCAACGGGCGGGATCCCTTCGGCAACGGCGGCTACATGGCCCAGCACGAGCGGATGATGACGGGCATGTTCGCGCTCGCGAAGCGCACGCCGCGTGTCTGGAATCAGCTCACCGCCACCGAGGTGCAGAAGATCGACCTCATCATGAAGGCCACGCTGGTGGGCTCGGCCTACACCACCTCCGATGCGAGCTACCTGAATGGCGCCGTTCCCACGGGCATCGACGGGGACACCAACCTGAATCGCGGCTGGAACCCCAACTACCGCGAGGGAATGGTGGGCGCGATGCTCGTCTCCACGCTCTACCTGGGCGGGCGGACCCCCACCGAGGCCTTCCTCAATGCCTACTCGCATGCCTCGTTCGTGACGCAGCTCCAGGCGCAGGGGCTCACGACGCTCCACAAGGTGTTCAACACCGCCGTGTCCACGCCCTCGGCCGGAGCCCCGAGCGCCTCCAAGATCCAGGCCGCCATCAAGAACTACCGCTACAAGGGATTGGCGCTCGACCAGCTCTTCGACATCTACGTGCAGCTGGCGAATGACACGTTCAGCGCCACGGTCGACTGCGGCCTCAACAACGGCGCGGGCGTGGCCCTGGGCAATGGCGAATCCTCCGGCTACCTCGTGACGGGGTGCTCACAGCTTCCCAACAAGGGGAAGGTGGGTCAGCTCAAGGAGTTCCGCTCCAATGACGCCCAGGGCTCGCGCAGTGCCACGTTCTACGCCTACGACGGTTTCAAGCCGCACCTCATCAACCACGCGGTGCTGGTGGCCTATGGCGCCATGCCCGCGGGCACCTCGACCACCGCCGTGGTCAACCGCATCTCCGTGGGCGCGCAGGACTTGTTCTTCAAGGTGAGCAAGGGCTACCGCAACTACGCCAAGGGCAAGGACTACGGCCTCTACCAGTTGCCGGCCTCGGGCGTGGGCGATGGCTTCCAATACAACCGTCCGCTCTGGGAGAAGGTCATCGCTCCCGCGCACGGTCTTTGA